TAAGGACATTGGAATGCCATGATTTTCTAATAGccctttgtctaaaaaattagatcCAAATACGACATTGCTTTTCTTTAGAATGTGGATGAATAGTTTCTACTATAGTCATGCAACTTTATTGGCAGAATCCAATATTACCTTTCGGTAATGACATGATATTTAACTGTCCTGTGTTATCCTTATTGAATTATGTTGCTGATATATCTTTCTGCGGATGAGTAATAGCCGAGGAACTTCCCTTTGAATTGCATATACATGCTTATAATTCCTGTATCACTTCATATTAGGTGCATTATTGAACGAACACTGATTGGTGAAGAGTCTGAATTAACTTATGTTGCTTGCTGTTAGGGACATTGATTGGGGCCTGCTTGATACAATGACTTGGCCAGTGTACCTAGTTCATTACTTAACAGTAATGGGATACGCAGATGAACCTGGTTGGGAAGGTTTTTATCCCCATACTTTGCAAAAGGAATATTACTTGTTATCTGCTGGCAGGAAAATCATGGTTTTGCAGATCTTGTGTGATGATGTTCTACATTCTGAAGAACTAAGAGCAGAAATTGACATGCGTGAAGAAGCAAATGTAGGTACAGAGTCAGATATAACTATAGGTGTTGCTTCTGTCAGTGCACCAAGAGTTGTTCATCCCAGATATCCTAAAACTTCTGCCTGTGAGGAACAAGAAGCAACCGagctttttaaagaaaataatgaaagaaagcAAAGTTGTAGTAATGATATTTTAGGACCCAAGGTTAGTAGCCAAGATCATGTCTCTGGTGCAGATCAAAACCGTAACATTGATGAATGCTGTCTCTGCGGCATGGAGGGGACTTTGCTTTGCTGTGATGGGTGCCCATCGTCTTACCATGCAAGGTGCATTGGAGTTAGCAAAATGCATATACCAGAGGGGGCATGGTATTGCCCTGAGTGCATAATCGATGAAATTGAACCAAATACTATGAGGGGAACAACTCTGAAAGGAGCAGAGCTTTTTGGTGTTGATTCCTATGGACAAATCTTCATGGGTACTTGCAATCATTTGCTTGTGTATGTCCTCTGTAACTTCTTTTCCAATCTACTCTGTTCAGTTGCCTTATTTGGCTATGGGCTGATCTTCTATTGGAGAAATAGTTGAGGCTGCAATCAGCTTTAGCCCCGTTTCTTTCTGAAATGCATTCTGATCTTTGGTTGTAGGTTGAAGGCCTTGGCTGGCGCAGACACTATATTCAGATACTACAACAAGAAGGACATTCCCAGAGTTGTGCAAGCACTTAATGCAAATGCACAGCACAGTACTTCATATCTGGAAATTTGCAACGGAATAATGCAATACTGGAGAATTCCTGGCAATGTTTCTTTCCCTGATGGTGAACTAGCTGAAATTGGTTCTGAAAGATCTAATGGAACAAAATGTAATAGTTGCTCTACATCATCACTTAATTCATTGGTCAAGGAAAGTCCTGAGAGAGGGAATCCTGGAAGTTGTGTAACTGAATCCGGCTCAGAAGATGCTTCTATAAGTAATTTATCAAAGGAGCCTATGCTCAATGAGACTCTAGGTGCAGTTATCCAACCTGATGGTATTTGTTACCAGGTAAAAAGTGATTCTATGGCAAGACAGAGTAATGCACCTATAGACTTGCTTCCATCTGCACAAGTTGGAGTGAAATATATTGCACCTGTTGGTTCAGTTGGTCAGCAGGTCATTCCATCTGAGCGGATTCAACAAGATGACACAAACTTGGTAGATATTGCTACTTGTACATCAAGAAGCAGTGGCAACTTTGTGGAACAAGTTAATAGCAATTGTGCTGGTATTGCAGTATCTGTTGAGTGTGAAAAGGCTCATGGCAGACCCGGCAGAATAGGTTACAGAGAACCCATTGGTGGCTGCTTGTACATGGGGTCATCCTTTAGACCTCAACGATACATAAACAGTTATCTGCATGGAGATTTTGCTGCATCTGCTGCTGCAAATCTAGCTGAACTTTCTCTAGGAGAAAACCAAGGTAATGAGAGTCATGCTTCAGACAATAGGCAGAAACTTTCTGCTAATATTTTACTTCAAGCAAAAGCTTTCTCATCAGCAGCGACACGCTTTTTCTGGCCGAATACTGAAAAGAAGGTTGTGGAAGTACCAAGGGAAAGATGCAGTTGGTGTCTTAACTGTAAGGCTGCTGTGACTGGTAAGAAAGGATGCTTGTTAAATGCTGCAGCATCAAATGCCATTAAGGGAGCAGTGAAGATACTTGCTAGTCTTCGTTCTGCAAATGCTGGGGAGGGAAATCTACGTGGTATTGCCACATATATTATATTGATGGAGGAGACCTTAACTGGTCTGACAGTTGGTCCTTTTctaagtacagcttttagaaaaCAATGGCGTAAACAGGCAGAAGAAGCTACTAGTTGCACTGTGATAAAGTCTCTTCTGCTTGAAGTAAGTCATTGAggaaattttatttatgttggttttattAGATCCTTGAGAAAGTGTTTGTCACCACATGCTCTCTTCATCAATTCTGTTTCTTGGTTGACTAGATTTTTAACAGTTGTTTTTGATTATCACTTGTAAGCATTAAAGTTTGAAATAGTAGTATTTTCGAGAATATAGTCCAGAGTTGTATGATGTTTAGATTTAAACTAGGTTTGTTTCGAGGAAGGGATGCGAACTCATTTTGTTTGTTATAAATGGGGGAGTTCCACTCAATTCCAGAGGGTTTGAAAGTTCTTAAAGGTATTCCTGTCTAACTCTATTTCCCATGCTTCCAAACAATAAAGGCGTATAGCAGTTGATTCCCTCTTCTCTAACTTCCTTGCCTCTTGCCTCCTTTTTCACCTCATCCAAACGTTATTCCTTTACTGAATTATAAACTAACCAGTATTAGACACTGTAGTGGTTTTAAGATCATATAACATTAGCATACATAATATAACTTTTGTCTCAAGTTTGCGCTAGTTTATTGAGGAATAATTTTCTGCCACAAGTGCAGTAATGACATGAGCCATGTGCATTGTTACACTAGGGGCTCGTCAAACTGAATTCAATAATGAATCTGGCATAAATACTACACTGCAAAATCCAAATTTGATTAAGTTGCACTGTTGATTTGATATTCTACAAATTTATGTGATAAGAACTGAATACTTGTTACTCTATTTATAAACTGGTGACTTTACATTTAAATAAGAAGCCTTATCCTACTTTTTCTACTCCTAACTGTTGATTTTCCAAAGTGCTATTGGATACAATTGTAGATTATAACTATTATTTACATAAGATGTTGCCTATACATAGTATGTTCTTCATGCTGAAGAACATAGTGTATGTGTTGCAGTTTGAGGagaatatccggtttgttgcttTTTCTGGTGACTGGTTTACGCTCGTTGATGGTGGGGCATCAGAATCTGCCATCACTCATTCAACTGCTGGTGCTGTGGACTCATCTCATAAGCATAAATCAGGGAGGCGGGGTAGAAAACGATCGTCGATGGTTAAAGCATCTGAATCTGTCATCGCTCATTCAACTGCTGGTGCTGTGGACTCATCGCATAAGCATAAATCAGGGAGGCGGAGTAGGAAACCATCGTCAATGGTTAAAGTAACTGCTGATGATTTCAAAGATAAACAGGACTTCACTTTGTGGAGTGGAAGCATGCTCTCGAAGCTTATCTTCCATACTCTAGCCCGATCAGTGTTGAAGAAAGCAGCGCGCCAAGGTATCTTGTGTACCCAATGAACCTATGTTTGTCCTCCatagaaaatttaatatattttgttttcatAAATTCAGTGGAATAAAAATTTTGGAGCTGGGAGAATACACTAACAACTTTTACTTGAGCAGGTGGTCTGAGAAAGATACCTGGTATTTATTATGATGAAGGGTCCAACACTGCCAAAAGAAGCAGGCGACTGGCTTGGCGAGCTGCAGTTGATTTGTGTAAGACAACATCACAACTTGCACTTCAGGTGATTTATgacattgcaatagatgatttagTTCCTTTCTTTCTACAGAAAAGTCTGAGTCAGGCTAAGTTTTCTTACAAGGTTTGGTTTTGCAACAGGTTAGGTACCTCGATATGCATGTGAGATGGAGTGATCTTGTTAGTCCTGAACAGACCCTCCTAGATGGAAAAGGTCCTGAGTCAAAAACATATGCCTTTAGAAATGCTTCCATATGTCATAAAAGAATTGTCGGAGATGTGGTCAGATATAGTGTTGCTTTTGGAAATCAGAAGCATCTCCCATCTCGTGTCAAGAAGAGTACAATAGAAGTAGAGCCAAGCCAGGATGGGGGAAAGGAAAAATATTGGTTTTCTGAGTCACGGATTCCTTTGTATATAATAAAAGATTATGAAGAAAACTTGGTAAAAGATCTCCCCTCAGCCAACAAGTTCGTTAATGCACTTCCGAAGTTGCAAAAAAGCTTCTTGGTGGCTTCTTGTAAAGATATATTCTCTTATCTTGCGCAGAAGAGAGATGGCAATGCTAcgcattgttgtgcttcatgtgaAGTGGACGTGTTACTCAGGTACCCATttaatgtatattttaaaattcttttttagcTCTTTTACACAATCCTTTATTGATATGATCCTGCTTCTCCAGGAACACGATCAAGTGCACTACATGCCAAGGTACCAGTTGATCAGCTACTTAAGATATTGTTATTTTTGGCTCGCACATCAGTCTGTCTATCAGCAATTGGCCTATTAAACTTTTGAGAATGTTTCTTATAGGTCTATGTCACAAGCGATGCACAATTAATTCAACAGTTACTGCTAAAGAGGAGACTGAGTTTATG
The Capsicum annuum cultivar UCD-10X-F1 chromosome 6, UCD10Xv1.1, whole genome shotgun sequence DNA segment above includes these coding regions:
- the LOC107875634 gene encoding DDT domain-containing protein PTM — translated: MEVAMDRSEKRGRKRRRNNVRNVPVVQEGKKRAVVPRPKVLLGTYIRKEFKGIGIYLGKVISYDTGLYKVVYEDGDFEEMDSSEVKAVLFEDKLNGQWLKRKKKLDKLVARKEATSIKSRVEPVNRVIDKSKASVSKDRDIGSSDKLEVGLLGCDSDLVSDLSEDYMEQDLSSEVEVPLFPAPQLPSSSGSIGIPEEYVSYLLSVYSFLRSFSIRLFLYPFGLEDFVGALNCSTPNTLFDSVHVALMCALRRHLNKLSSDNAVLASKFQKDIDWGLLDTMTWPVYLVHYLTVMGYADEPGWEGFYPHTLQKEYYLLSAGRKIMVLQILCDDVLHSEELRAEIDMREEANVGTESDITIGVASVSAPRVVHPRYPKTSACEEQEATELFKENNERKQSCSNDILGPKVSSQDHVSGADQNRNIDECCLCGMEGTLLCCDGCPSSYHARCIGVSKMHIPEGAWYCPECIIDEIEPNTMRGTTLKGAELFGVDSYGQIFMGTCNHLLVLKALAGADTIFRYYNKKDIPRVVQALNANAQHSTSYLEICNGIMQYWRIPGNVSFPDGELAEIGSERSNGTKCNSCSTSSLNSLVKESPERGNPGSCVTESGSEDASISNLSKEPMLNETLGAVIQPDGICYQVKSDSMARQSNAPIDLLPSAQVGVKYIAPVGSVGQQVIPSERIQQDDTNLVDIATCTSRSSGNFVEQVNSNCAGIAVSVECEKAHGRPGRIGYREPIGGCLYMGSSFRPQRYINSYLHGDFAASAAANLAELSLGENQGNESHASDNRQKLSANILLQAKAFSSAATRFFWPNTEKKVVEVPRERCSWCLNCKAAVTGKKGCLLNAAASNAIKGAVKILASLRSANAGEGNLRGIATYIILMEETLTGLTVGPFLSTAFRKQWRKQAEEATSCTVIKSLLLEFEENIRFVAFSGDWFTLVDGGASESAITHSTAGAVDSSHKHKSGRRGRKRSSMVKASESVIAHSTAGAVDSSHKHKSGRRSRKPSSMVKVTADDFKDKQDFTLWSGSMLSKLIFHTLARSVLKKAARQGGLRKIPGIYYDEGSNTAKRSRRLAWRAAVDLCKTTSQLALQVRYLDMHVRWSDLVSPEQTLLDGKGPESKTYAFRNASICHKRIVGDVVRYSVAFGNQKHLPSRVKKSTIEVEPSQDGGKEKYWFSESRIPLYIIKDYEENLVKDLPSANKFVNALPKLQKSFLVASCKDIFSYLAQKRDGNATHCCASCEVDVLLRNTIKCTTCQGLCHKRCTINSTVTAKEETEFMASCKQCYQKRTSTQSESSHESPTSPLLMQGKDIPVPVSARKGVKVGSSSNPSASSTTLKHSSKVKHASTNLATGWKQHWGVIWRKKNEGTGDFRFKNILLRGNPDTDSLRPKCRLCRKPYDPYLMYIYCESCESWFHAEAVGLEESKISEVVGFKCCKCRRIRMPICPFLDPESKRQLEEKRTCARASKRDSRRIEPDSGVISELQKDDNTSTPAVPVEVSPSLEDNKPLVSTVAELTEHFTVGDCELNAETYDTDLKSSSELSTPLGGNTMVPTEEMPIHVELAARQLVRTHVRLEKDSDTPFANTPSNVDLFTPSIVEMDTSRECSDEDGHECKYMEFEPQTCFAFNDLLASDDLGPLDGVDSLATLNKKGETSSRFLPDKNADTSYVKHESAISRISADAFAVTCKMCSRNEPLPDLCCETCDIWIHRYCSPWNEEESGEDDWKCGNCREWR